Proteins encoded within one genomic window of Lysinibacillus louembei:
- the pnpS gene encoding two-component system histidine kinase PnpS, giving the protein MSKSMSSRLFLSFILLVTAIFVVLELVIGQLFPFYLNDYVQVQTEVVQQNVTELIEQEKIDLTSAQQEKLLQAYDGDVDEDYFHYIRVRLMLVLIFLFVIAVAIIGLVSYRMVNNFVEPIEAVTRTAQELAVGNYYARAFANGPKTIVELRNSINVLARNLQDITKIREIEEERLKTLIENMGSALMMIDREGYISIVNKQFLQRFDLTFEQVQGKNFLTVGLPENLEVFIDHVFLTEQPYQKQLKMELQQEITHKLVYGAPVVGEHGRWLGVVLVMHDVTELIRLEQIRKDFVANVSHELRTPITSIKGFSETLLDGAYKDESMLLSFLEIIYKESNRLQELIHDLLELSKIEQHGFSVAIAPTSLQEVIARVVDVTSPRLDEKNMQFDMQIDRDVRVLGDENRLIQIFTNLISNAVTYSPDGTTVTVTMKQGAEYGIVEVEDQGIGIEKHEIARVFERFYRIDRARSRNSGGTGLGLAIVKHLVEAHHGKIVVTSEVGKGTKIQIHLPLAPSS; this is encoded by the coding sequence ATGAGTAAATCGATGAGCAGTCGACTCTTTCTTTCTTTTATTTTACTTGTTACAGCGATTTTTGTTGTTCTAGAGCTTGTAATAGGTCAGCTTTTTCCTTTTTATTTAAATGACTATGTGCAAGTTCAAACAGAAGTTGTGCAGCAAAATGTGACGGAGCTGATTGAGCAAGAAAAGATTGATTTAACCTCGGCTCAGCAAGAAAAATTGCTGCAAGCATATGACGGTGATGTAGATGAAGACTATTTTCACTATATTCGTGTACGCTTGATGCTTGTCCTTATATTTTTATTTGTAATAGCGGTTGCGATTATCGGCTTAGTATCGTATCGAATGGTCAACAACTTTGTAGAGCCGATTGAAGCTGTAACACGTACAGCGCAGGAATTAGCAGTTGGAAACTATTATGCACGTGCGTTTGCAAATGGGCCAAAGACGATTGTAGAGCTACGCAATTCAATCAATGTATTAGCCCGTAATTTGCAGGATATTACAAAAATCCGTGAAATTGAAGAAGAACGTTTGAAAACATTGATTGAAAATATGGGCAGCGCCTTAATGATGATTGACCGAGAAGGCTATATATCCATCGTTAATAAGCAATTTCTTCAACGCTTTGATTTAACATTTGAGCAAGTGCAGGGCAAAAACTTTTTAACGGTTGGTCTGCCCGAAAATTTAGAAGTATTTATTGATCATGTTTTTCTAACGGAACAGCCTTATCAAAAGCAGCTTAAAATGGAATTGCAGCAAGAAATCACACATAAGCTTGTGTATGGAGCGCCCGTTGTTGGGGAGCATGGGCGCTGGCTCGGTGTCGTCTTAGTTATGCATGATGTGACAGAGTTGATTCGTTTGGAGCAAATTCGCAAAGATTTCGTAGCGAATGTTTCACATGAATTGCGCACGCCAATCACTTCAATTAAAGGCTTTTCTGAAACATTATTAGACGGTGCATATAAAGATGAAAGCATGCTGCTATCATTTTTAGAAATTATTTATAAAGAAAGCAATCGCCTTCAGGAATTAATTCACGATTTATTAGAGCTATCCAAAATTGAGCAGCACGGTTTTTCAGTAGCGATTGCTCCGACAAGCTTGCAGGAGGTCATTGCAAGGGTCGTAGATGTCACAAGCCCTCGACTTGATGAAAAAAATATGCAATTTGATATGCAAATAGATCGAGATGTACGTGTACTAGGTGATGAAAACCGGTTAATTCAAATTTTTACGAACTTAATTTCTAATGCAGTTACGTATTCTCCAGATGGCACAACTGTTACAGTGACAATGAAGCAAGGTGCGGAATATGGTATTGTTGAAGTGGAAGATCAAGGTATCGGTATTGAAAAGCATGAAATCGCTCGTGTATTTGAGCGTTTTTATCGAATTGATCGCGCACGGAGCCGCAATTCGGGGGGGACAGGGCTAGGTCTTGCCATTGTAAAGCATTTAGTGGAAGCACATCACGGCAAAATCGTCGTCACAAGCGAGGTAGGGAAAGGAACAAAAATTCAAATCCATTTACCGCTTGCACCATCATCTTAA
- the mutM gene encoding bifunctional DNA-formamidopyrimidine glycosylase/DNA-(apurinic or apyrimidinic site) lyase: MPELPEVEGVVNDLKPLVEGKIIQSVTLSDTVYTSHAAGKQTIVKGGALEWFETSVQQMTIAAIERRAKYIFIHLQKDEEPFVLVNHLGMTGAWFVVQNVAEIAEEKFRKHIHATFALASGELLVYSDIRRFGELRFLRTIEEHAPLTKMAPEPFDDYACEFFLAQCAKPKYENKTIKEVIMDGQVISGCGNIYATEALFATKLRPTKKVKAIPKAKKVELFQAIVNVLRESIDNGGSTISDYRTVNGGAGSMQNRLKMYSHKSCPSCQTATLSVVIAGRTSTYCPSCQKE; the protein is encoded by the coding sequence ATGCCTGAACTACCAGAGGTTGAGGGCGTCGTCAACGATTTGAAGCCGCTCGTTGAAGGTAAAATAATTCAATCTGTGACATTATCGGATACAGTTTACACATCACATGCAGCAGGTAAGCAAACGATTGTCAAAGGTGGAGCGCTTGAATGGTTTGAGACAAGCGTTCAACAAATGACCATTGCAGCAATTGAACGTCGTGCAAAATATATTTTTATCCACTTACAAAAAGACGAGGAGCCATTTGTGCTCGTCAACCATTTAGGGATGACAGGTGCATGGTTTGTCGTGCAAAATGTGGCAGAAATTGCAGAGGAAAAATTCCGTAAGCATATTCATGCAACCTTTGCTTTAGCAAGCGGCGAGCTGCTCGTCTATAGCGATATTCGCCGCTTCGGAGAGCTACGTTTTTTACGCACGATTGAGGAGCATGCCCCATTAACGAAAATGGCACCAGAGCCGTTTGATGATTATGCATGTGAATTTTTCCTTGCGCAATGTGCAAAGCCAAAATATGAAAATAAAACAATTAAAGAAGTCATTATGGACGGTCAGGTCATTTCAGGCTGTGGCAATATTTATGCGACAGAAGCATTGTTTGCAACAAAGCTGCGACCGACGAAAAAGGTGAAGGCCATTCCGAAAGCAAAGAAAGTGGAGCTGTTCCAAGCGATTGTCAATGTTTTACGAGAAAGCATTGACAATGGCGGCTCAACGATTTCTGATTACCGCACTGTCAACGGTGGGGCAGGCTCGATGCAAAATCGTTTAAAAATGTATAGTCATAAAAGCTGTCCGAGCTGTCAAACGGCAACACTATCCGTTGTCATTGCTGGGCGTACATCGACATATTGCCCAAGCTGTCAAAAAGAGTAG
- a CDS encoding response regulator transcription factor produces the protein MTKTILVVEDELSIATLLQYNLEQAGFHVLLAHDGKKGLDLAVEKTPDLMLLDLMLPTMDGMEVCKELRSLRMNIPIIMLTARDDEFDKVLGLELGADDYMTKPFSPREVIARVKAVLRRFTPSASAEEVKTGETTYEYGSLKVFPERFEAFLNEEALEFTPKEFELLVYLLENKNRVLTRDQLLSSVWNYDFAGDTRIVDVHISHLRDKIEENSRKPLFIKTIRGLGYKFEEPRK, from the coding sequence ATGACGAAAACCATTTTAGTTGTAGAGGATGAATTATCCATCGCAACATTATTACAATATAATTTAGAGCAGGCTGGCTTTCATGTGCTTTTGGCACATGATGGGAAAAAAGGGCTTGATTTAGCGGTTGAAAAGACGCCAGATTTAATGCTGTTAGATTTAATGCTGCCGACAATGGACGGGATGGAAGTGTGCAAGGAATTGCGTAGCTTAAGAATGAACATCCCGATTATTATGTTAACAGCACGCGATGATGAATTTGACAAGGTGCTAGGCTTAGAGCTTGGTGCGGATGATTATATGACAAAGCCCTTCAGTCCACGTGAAGTGATTGCACGTGTGAAGGCTGTGCTTCGCCGTTTCACACCATCTGCATCAGCAGAAGAGGTGAAGACAGGGGAGACGACATATGAATATGGTAGCTTAAAGGTATTCCCAGAGCGCTTCGAGGCATTCTTAAATGAAGAGGCATTGGAATTCACACCAAAGGAATTTGAACTGCTTGTTTATTTATTAGAAAATAAAAATCGCGTTTTAACGCGTGATCAGCTACTAAGCTCTGTATGGAATTATGATTTTGCTGGTGATACGCGTATTGTCGATGTACATATTAGCCATTTACGCGATAAAATCGAGGAAAATAGCCGTAAACCATTATTTATTAAGACGATTCGCGGGCTAGGCTATAAATTTGAGGAGCCAAGAAAATGA
- the polA gene encoding DNA polymerase I produces MAKEKLLLLDGNSLAYRAFFALPPLTNDSGIHTNATYGFTTMLQKILEEEQPTQMLVAFDAGKTTFRHESYGEYKGGRQKTPPELSEQFPYIRKLIDAYNIKRYELDLYEADDIIGTLAKQAETNGIDVIIVSGDKDLTQLATDNVTVYITRKGITDIEKYTPAHIEEKYGLTPAQIIDMKGLMGDASDNIPGVPGVGEKTAIKLLKEYGSVEALYEAIDGMKASKMKEKLVENEESAHLSKKLATIFTEAPIDITLDDLAYAGPNEDALLEVWRELGFKSLIEKSDMQSAVQEQEEIQLSIVDHVTAAMLKETMALHVELENEHYHSCDMLGIALTDGTDAKYISVDKALQSDELKAWLEDASKKKYVVDSKAAQAMLARHGIKLEGVAFDLLLASYIVNPAISGDDVATLAKEFGYTNVQANEVIYGKGAKWSVPEEAVLADHVSRKAIALWHLQPVVEKKLKENEQYDLYNDLELPLAKILGDMEIEGISVNVETLKQMGQALLEKIAVIEQTIYEQAGEEFNINSPKQLGVILFDKLGLPVLKKTKTGYSTAADVLEKLQSEHDIVKHILDYRQLAKLQSTYIEGLTKEIHADDGKVHTRFQQALTATGRLSSTDPNLQNIPIRLEEGRKIRQAFVPSKEGWVLFAADYSQIELRVLAHMCQDPTLVEAFKEGMDIHTRTAMDVFGVTNPDEVTANMRRTAKAVNFGIIYGISDYGLSQNLDITRKKAAQFIENYLQSFPGVKGYMESIVADAKREGFVTTILNRRRYLPEINSSNFNLRSFAERTAMNTPIQGSAADIIKKAMINMDARLKKEGLQAKLLLQVHDELIFEAPVEEIEILERIVPEVMESAIELAVPLKVDYSHGYSWYDAK; encoded by the coding sequence ATGGCGAAGGAAAAATTATTATTACTTGATGGCAATAGCTTAGCATACCGTGCATTTTTTGCATTGCCACCATTAACGAACGATAGTGGAATTCATACGAATGCGACATATGGCTTTACGACAATGCTGCAAAAAATTTTAGAAGAGGAGCAGCCAACACAAATGCTTGTCGCGTTTGATGCGGGGAAAACGACGTTCCGTCATGAATCTTATGGCGAATATAAAGGTGGACGTCAAAAAACACCGCCTGAGCTATCTGAGCAATTTCCTTATATTCGCAAGCTAATTGATGCATACAATATTAAACGCTATGAGCTTGATTTATATGAGGCAGACGATATTATTGGCACATTGGCGAAGCAAGCTGAAACGAACGGTATCGATGTCATTATTGTGTCAGGCGATAAAGACTTAACACAGCTTGCGACTGACAATGTAACCGTGTATATTACACGCAAAGGAATAACGGATATTGAAAAATATACACCAGCGCATATCGAGGAAAAATACGGGCTCACACCTGCGCAAATTATCGATATGAAGGGGCTAATGGGTGATGCATCAGATAATATTCCAGGCGTTCCAGGGGTCGGGGAAAAAACGGCAATTAAGCTGTTAAAGGAATACGGCTCAGTGGAAGCATTGTACGAAGCAATTGATGGTATGAAAGCTTCAAAGATGAAGGAAAAGCTTGTAGAAAATGAGGAAAGCGCTCATTTATCGAAAAAGCTTGCCACGATTTTTACAGAAGCACCGATTGACATAACGCTTGATGATTTGGCCTATGCTGGACCAAACGAGGATGCGCTGCTTGAAGTGTGGCGTGAGCTAGGCTTTAAATCATTAATCGAAAAAAGCGATATGCAAAGCGCAGTACAGGAGCAGGAGGAGATTCAGCTAAGCATTGTAGATCATGTGACAGCTGCGATGCTAAAAGAGACGATGGCGCTGCATGTGGAGCTAGAAAATGAGCACTATCATAGCTGCGATATGCTTGGCATTGCGCTAACAGATGGAACAGATGCAAAATATATATCTGTGGACAAAGCTTTACAGAGTGATGAATTGAAAGCTTGGCTAGAGGATGCCTCCAAGAAAAAATATGTTGTGGATAGCAAAGCGGCACAGGCGATGCTTGCGCGACATGGCATTAAGCTAGAGGGAGTAGCATTTGACTTGCTTTTAGCTTCGTATATCGTTAACCCAGCCATTTCGGGTGATGATGTGGCGACACTTGCGAAGGAGTTTGGCTATACAAATGTGCAAGCAAACGAAGTCATTTATGGCAAAGGCGCAAAATGGTCAGTGCCAGAAGAGGCTGTGTTAGCGGACCATGTGAGTCGCAAAGCAATTGCTTTATGGCATTTACAGCCTGTCGTTGAGAAAAAATTAAAAGAAAATGAGCAATACGATTTATATAATGATTTAGAATTGCCGCTTGCAAAAATTTTAGGAGATATGGAAATCGAAGGAATCTCAGTAAACGTTGAAACATTAAAGCAAATGGGACAGGCGTTGCTAGAGAAGATTGCGGTTATTGAACAAACAATTTATGAGCAGGCTGGTGAGGAATTTAATATTAATTCACCGAAGCAACTAGGTGTCATTTTATTCGATAAGCTAGGGCTACCTGTTTTGAAGAAAACGAAAACAGGCTATTCAACAGCGGCGGATGTGCTTGAAAAGCTACAATCTGAGCATGATATTGTCAAGCATATTTTAGATTACCGTCAATTAGCAAAGCTACAATCAACATATATCGAAGGCTTGACAAAAGAGATACATGCGGACGATGGCAAAGTGCATACGCGCTTCCAGCAGGCATTGACAGCAACAGGACGTTTAAGCTCGACAGACCCGAACCTGCAAAATATTCCGATTCGTTTGGAGGAAGGACGTAAAATTCGCCAAGCATTTGTGCCATCAAAAGAGGGCTGGGTGCTATTTGCGGCGGACTATTCACAAATCGAGCTACGCGTTTTAGCACATATGTGTCAGGACCCTACGCTTGTCGAGGCATTTAAGGAAGGTATGGATATTCATACACGTACAGCGATGGATGTGTTTGGTGTGACAAACCCAGATGAAGTAACAGCGAATATGCGCCGAACAGCAAAGGCGGTAAACTTCGGTATTATTTATGGGATTAGCGATTATGGCTTGTCACAAAACTTAGATATTACACGTAAGAAAGCAGCGCAGTTTATTGAAAACTATTTGCAAAGCTTCCCTGGGGTAAAGGGCTATATGGAAAGTATCGTGGCAGACGCGAAGCGCGAAGGCTTTGTGACAACGATTTTAAATCGCCGTCGCTATTTACCTGAAATTAATAGCTCCAACTTCAATTTGCGTAGCTTTGCTGAGCGGACTGCGATGAATACACCGATTCAAGGAAGCGCAGCAGACATTATTAAAAAAGCGATGATTAATATGGATGCCCGCTTGAAAAAAGAAGGCTTACAGGCAAAGCTATTATTACAAGTACATGATGAACTAATTTTTGAAGCACCAGTTGAAGAAATAGAAATTTTAGAGCGTATCGTACCAGAAGTGATGGAGTCGGCGATTGAGCTAGCTGTCCCATTAAAAGTAGATTATTCACATGGCTACTCTTGGTATGACGCAAAGTAA
- the hflK gene encoding FtsH protease activity modulator HflK, whose product MSTKRTLLTIALGLFAIFAIIAAFTTWYTVDESEQAVVVTFGKSGETITESGLHFKLPWPMQKVEVLSKETFSLEFGYKERSQGDMELYPSETKMITGDEFFVLTDLVVQWKITDPKKYLFNSEEPKELLHSATSSAIRSIIGNSKIDAALTDGKSEIESKTRELLSQLMEKYDVGISILGVKLQDVELPNEEVRAAFTAVTDARETKSTKINQADKYRNQRISEVQGEIAAIKSKAEGQKVARIEQAVGDVAVFKQLYNEYKGNQAITRERLVLETLETVLPQAQIYIMNDDEGSTMKYLPIQPATPKPKEEGSDSQ is encoded by the coding sequence ATGAGTACAAAGCGTACATTACTAACAATTGCTTTAGGGCTTTTTGCAATATTCGCCATCATCGCTGCTTTTACAACATGGTATACAGTAGATGAGTCTGAGCAAGCGGTTGTTGTGACTTTTGGTAAGTCAGGAGAAACGATTACAGAGTCGGGGCTGCATTTTAAGCTACCATGGCCGATGCAAAAAGTAGAAGTTTTATCGAAGGAAACATTTAGTTTAGAATTTGGCTATAAAGAGCGTTCTCAAGGGGATATGGAGCTATATCCATCCGAAACAAAAATGATTACAGGGGATGAATTTTTCGTTTTAACAGATTTAGTTGTGCAATGGAAAATTACTGATCCAAAAAAGTATTTATTTAATTCAGAGGAGCCAAAGGAGCTATTACATAGTGCGACATCTAGCGCCATTCGTTCCATTATCGGAAACTCTAAAATTGATGCTGCTTTAACGGATGGAAAATCAGAAATTGAATCGAAAACACGTGAGCTATTATCACAATTAATGGAAAAGTACGATGTTGGGATTAGTATATTAGGTGTTAAGCTGCAGGATGTGGAATTACCAAATGAAGAAGTGCGTGCAGCATTTACAGCAGTGACGGATGCACGCGAAACGAAATCGACGAAAATTAACCAAGCAGATAAATATAGAAACCAACGTATTAGTGAAGTGCAAGGGGAAATCGCTGCTATTAAATCTAAGGCTGAGGGACAAAAGGTTGCACGTATTGAGCAGGCGGTAGGAGATGTCGCTGTATTTAAACAGCTTTACAATGAATATAAAGGGAATCAAGCGATTACACGTGAGCGACTTGTATTAGAAACGTTAGAAACGGTATTGCCACAAGCGCAAATTTATATTATGAACGATGATGAAGGTAGTACGATGAAATATTTACCAATCCAGCCAGCTACACCAAAGCCGAAAGAGGAAGGGAGCGATAGTCAATGA
- a CDS encoding MaoC/PaaZ C-terminal domain-containing protein codes for MLQKSRKQGRLITTLTVGEKLHITEKMDDKDLLIYLGLTNDNNPLFIQHDYAAITSFKQPIVPQIMLNGIITAAISKHLPGPGSYILEQTIKYVSPAYHYETVDFVLEIEHIDEIKNEVLIAVTAINSDKLQLLEGKLKVSPPLI; via the coding sequence TTGCTACAAAAGAGTAGAAAGCAAGGCAGGTTGATAACGACTTTAACAGTTGGTGAAAAGCTACATATTACAGAAAAAATGGATGATAAAGATTTGTTAATTTATTTAGGCTTAACAAATGATAATAATCCATTATTTATTCAGCATGATTATGCAGCGATTACATCATTTAAGCAGCCGATAGTTCCACAAATTATGTTAAATGGTATTATTACTGCTGCTATTTCTAAGCATCTACCTGGTCCAGGCTCTTATATTTTAGAGCAAACGATAAAATATGTAAGTCCGGCATATCATTATGAAACAGTGGATTTTGTATTGGAAATCGAGCATATTGATGAAATCAAGAATGAAGTGTTAATAGCAGTTACAGCAATTAATAGCGATAAGCTACAACTGTTGGAAGGGAAGCTTAAAGTATCTCCTCCTCTTATATAA
- a CDS encoding arsenic resistance protein: protein MLGAVVGLANEHIAFYFTGMITPLIAILLYSMLAQIPFFKLREALANRKFIAALVIGNFLAVPLIVYVLIALFPQPTPILVGVCLVLLTPCIDYVIVFTQLGKGNEKLMLASTPILFIVQLLLLPLYLSLFIGEEMADIVQIQPFLEAFLFLIMAPLIAALITQLWAKNSTAGTKTLEMTAWLPVPFMAFVLIAVVASQIGKVYSDFELIIGVIPIYVLFLVITPLVARLILRFIKLDVGAGRALIFSMGTRNSLVVLPLALALPYEWATIAAAIIVTQTIVELIGELIYIKLVPKWMLKDKGEIR from the coding sequence TTGCTAGGAGCGGTAGTTGGTTTAGCAAATGAGCATATTGCCTTTTATTTTACGGGGATGATTACACCGTTGATTGCTATTTTACTCTATAGCATGCTTGCGCAAATTCCATTTTTCAAGCTACGTGAGGCGCTAGCTAACCGTAAATTTATTGCCGCATTAGTTATCGGTAATTTTTTAGCTGTGCCGCTCATCGTTTACGTATTGATTGCGCTGTTTCCACAGCCCACGCCAATTTTAGTAGGCGTATGCCTAGTATTGCTAACACCATGCATTGATTATGTTATTGTTTTCACACAGCTAGGAAAGGGTAATGAGAAGTTAATGCTCGCTTCGACGCCTATTTTATTTATTGTACAGCTATTGTTGCTACCGCTTTATTTGTCATTATTTATAGGTGAGGAAATGGCAGACATTGTGCAGATTCAGCCATTTTTAGAGGCATTTTTATTCTTAATTATGGCGCCTCTTATCGCGGCGCTAATTACACAGCTTTGGGCTAAAAATAGTACGGCTGGCACGAAAACATTGGAGATGACAGCATGGCTACCAGTGCCTTTTATGGCCTTCGTGTTAATTGCTGTTGTTGCCTCACAAATTGGCAAGGTTTATAGCGATTTTGAGCTGATTATAGGTGTCATTCCTATTTATGTTTTATTTTTAGTCATTACACCGCTTGTTGCTCGACTGATTTTACGGTTTATTAAATTAGATGTTGGGGCAGGGCGAGCATTGATTTTTAGCATGGGTACTCGTAACTCTCTCGTTGTGCTACCCTTAGCGCTTGCACTACCTTATGAATGGGCAACAATAGCAGCGGCCATCATTGTGACACAAACGATTGTAGAGCTTATAGGAGAGCTGATTTACATAAAGCTAGTACCTAAATGGATGCTAAAGGATAAAGGGGAGATTAGATGA
- a CDS encoding ATP-grasp domain-containing protein — MILLDPLYISPMLEQALLKTTTPMYDIDQKCFINGSQEGVNWPQDQFIVINSEHAIKVLTEQFPHLNAVQWTNLFKNKAALRKHLATYFPNFYFQESTLHDLSKIDRASIPYPIILKPAIGYSSVGVQKIKDAEQFTEVVQQLIANDGLATSYSEDILNFQTFILETYIEGQELAVDAYFNTEGQPIILNLFARMFRDEEDMSDRIYYTSKHVLTEYLPVIEAYLRELGQSLQINNYPFHIELRMDAQGSVIPIEVNPLRFAGVGTTELGVHAYQINPYEYALWQWEPDWAQKIAAMDDRIYSFTCAEFDSHLTFADIEQIDHEQIKAQFDHLLEYRVLPFDYGTAFAVIFFVSDSFSQNERVLAMDFMSFITTKQQALSY, encoded by the coding sequence ATGATTTTATTAGATCCATTATATATTTCACCAATGCTGGAGCAGGCGTTACTTAAAACGACGACACCGATGTATGACATTGATCAAAAGTGCTTTATCAACGGGTCACAAGAGGGGGTAAATTGGCCGCAAGACCAGTTTATTGTAATAAATTCAGAGCATGCAATTAAAGTTTTAACAGAGCAATTTCCACATTTAAATGCGGTGCAATGGACAAATTTATTTAAAAATAAAGCCGCATTGCGCAAGCATTTAGCAACGTATTTTCCTAATTTCTATTTTCAAGAAAGCACATTACACGATTTAAGCAAGATTGATAGGGCATCTATACCTTACCCAATTATTTTAAAGCCAGCTATCGGTTATTCAAGCGTAGGTGTTCAAAAAATTAAAGATGCCGAGCAATTTACAGAAGTCGTCCAGCAATTAATTGCGAATGATGGGCTTGCTACTTCCTATTCAGAGGACATTTTAAACTTCCAAACATTTATTTTAGAAACATACATAGAAGGACAGGAATTGGCGGTAGATGCGTATTTTAACACAGAAGGTCAACCAATTATTTTAAATTTATTTGCACGCATGTTCCGAGATGAGGAGGATATGAGTGACCGTATTTATTATACGAGCAAGCACGTGTTGACAGAATATTTGCCTGTTATCGAGGCGTATTTACGTGAATTAGGTCAGTCGCTACAAATAAATAATTACCCATTCCATATCGAGCTGCGCATGGATGCACAAGGGTCTGTAATTCCAATTGAAGTAAATCCTTTACGTTTTGCAGGCGTAGGCACAACAGAGCTTGGTGTGCATGCATATCAAATCAATCCATACGAATATGCTTTGTGGCAATGGGAACCGGATTGGGCACAGAAAATTGCAGCAATGGATGACCGCATTTATAGTTTCACTTGTGCAGAGTTTGATAGCCATTTAACATTTGCTGATATTGAGCAAATTGACCATGAGCAGATTAAAGCACAGTTTGACCATCTATTAGAATATCGCGTATTGCCCTTTGACTATGGAACAGCCTTTGCAGTTATCTTTTTTGTCAGCGATTCATTTAGTCAAAATGAACGTGTTTTAGCAATGGATTTCATGTCATTCATTACAACGAAACAGCAAGCGCTTAGCTATTAA
- the hflC gene encoding protease modulator HflC, with amino-acid sequence MSNNNNDGDLEKFLKKLLADKTKKKGKVVDAADAEPSTIKKEKQPKNMRKWVTSAFIITAIFAIGIIAFANLYIVKENEYKVVRQFGEVVKYEREPGLHMKIPFIQSVTTLPKNLMTYDMMQEEINTKDKKRIIIDNYAVWRVVDPKALISNAGTLPNAERRMSEFIYSVIRTELGKLDYGQIINDTDSSRGDINESVTLKVNELLANDNYGIEVVDVRIRRTDLPPENEQAIFTRMISEREKTAQTYLSEGDAAKREKEAATDQEVQTLLAKANSEAAVTIAQGEAEAAKIYNEAFAQDPEFYSLYRTLESYKKTIGDDTVIILPSDSPYARILSGYLE; translated from the coding sequence ATGAGTAACAATAACAACGACGGAGATTTAGAGAAGTTCTTAAAAAAGCTATTGGCAGATAAAACGAAGAAGAAGGGCAAAGTCGTAGACGCAGCAGACGCTGAGCCGAGCACGATTAAAAAAGAAAAGCAGCCTAAAAATATGCGTAAATGGGTTACTTCTGCCTTTATCATCACAGCTATTTTCGCCATTGGCATTATCGCTTTTGCCAATCTTTATATCGTAAAGGAGAATGAATATAAGGTTGTACGCCAATTTGGTGAAGTAGTGAAATATGAGCGCGAGCCTGGGCTGCATATGAAAATACCATTTATTCAAAGTGTGACGACATTACCGAAAAATTTAATGACATATGATATGATGCAGGAAGAAATTAATACGAAGGATAAAAAGCGTATTATTATCGATAATTATGCAGTATGGCGTGTAGTAGATCCAAAGGCGTTGATTTCAAACGCAGGGACGTTACCGAATGCCGAGCGTCGTATGAGTGAATTTATTTATTCAGTTATTCGCACAGAGCTTGGTAAATTAGATTACGGTCAAATTATTAATGATACAGATTCGTCACGCGGTGATATTAATGAAAGCGTTACGCTAAAAGTAAATGAGCTATTAGCCAACGATAACTATGGCATTGAAGTAGTTGATGTACGTATTCGTCGTACAGATTTACCGCCAGAAAATGAGCAAGCAATTTTTACACGTATGATTTCAGAGCGTGAAAAAACAGCACAAACGTATTTATCTGAAGGGGATGCTGCGAAGCGTGAAAAAGAAGCAGCAACAGATCAAGAGGTGCAAACATTGCTAGCAAAGGCAAATAGTGAAGCAGCTGTGACGATTGCCCAAGGGGAAGCTGAGGCGGCAAAAATTTATAACGAAGCCTTTGCACAAGATCCTGAATTTTACTCGCTTTATCGTACGCTAGAATCATATAAGAAGACGATCGGTGATGATACAGTCATTATTTTACCATCAGACTCTCCTTATGCTAGAATACTATCTGGCTACTTAGAATAA
- a CDS encoding DNA polymerase I — MSKRIQNLLVAFIIATSVTALFQSSHFEWMKMSLFHIPVLFIVIFILGVIIAEDVRSAFKKVLWFEKRKDPRPIWQVGVGMIFYFAQVGFVEVFMRSLMPYELGGMPLYLIISFLNAFLLTVIFEEIFYKKNQHAVEQYKFKKLK, encoded by the coding sequence ATGAGCAAGCGAATTCAAAATTTGCTAGTCGCATTTATTATTGCAACGTCAGTAACGGCACTTTTTCAATCAAGCCATTTTGAATGGATGAAAATGAGCCTATTTCATATACCCGTATTGTTTATTGTCATATTTATACTTGGTGTTATTATTGCTGAGGATGTACGTAGCGCCTTTAAAAAGGTACTATGGTTTGAAAAGCGCAAAGATCCGCGTCCAATTTGGCAAGTTGGTGTTGGCATGATTTTTTATTTTGCACAAGTCGGCTTTGTGGAAGTGTTTATGAGAAGCCTAATGCCATACGAGCTCGGTGGGATGCCGTTATATTTAATTATTAGCTTTTTAAATGCCTTTTTATTAACAGTGATTTTTGAAGAAATTTTCTATAAAAAAAATCAACATGCAGTAGAGCAATATAAGTTTAAGAAATTGAAATAG